From the genome of Pirellulales bacterium:
TACCCGCCCCCGGCGGCAGACCGACAGGTCGATTCCGGGTTGCGCGGTCAGTCCCGCGTCATCGGCCGCCACATCGCCGATGATCGTGCGCTTGCGGGTCAGTTCCCCCTTGCCACTGATCCGTTCATCGCGGGTGTGGTCCTCATTATGGCGATCCGCCTGAAAATCGCGCGTCAGGTCGTTTTCCCGCTGGCGAGAGCCGCGGTTTTTCCGAAATTCAGCGCGAAATTTTTTGCGTGCCATGAGGGAGAGGGGGGTGGGCAGTGGAGGGTGGGAAGTGGTTAGTGAGGAGTGGATAAGCACAATTTTTAATTTTTAATTATTCATTCTTAATTGTTATCACAGGCTAAGATACTCTTCCAGCGCCTCGCGCATCGTCGCGGCATTCGGCGTAACGCCCGTCCAGATTTGAAAGCCGATTACCGCCTGGTTGACCAGCATGCCCAGGCCATCCAGCGTGGTCGCTCCGGCGGCCTTGGCTTCTTGTAAAAATCGGGTCTCCGGGGGGCTAAAAACCACATCCGCCACGACCAGATTCGGCCGCAAGGTCTCGCGCTTGACCGGCACGCGGGTCTCTTCGGCAAACAGGCCAATACTGGTCCCATTGATCAAAATTTCGGTCTCGGGGGGAATTTCGTATTCTTTTTCCCAACCCACCGCTTCCGCCGCCACATGCACTTTTTCCCGCAAGACCGCCGCCAGTTCTTCGCCGCGCGACGGCGTGCGGTTCACAATGGTGATCTTACCCGCCTGGGCGAGTGCCAGCTCGACCGCGATCGCCCGAGCGGCGCCCCCCGCCCCCAGGATCGTGACCTGGGTCCCGGCGGGATCCCGCACCTCCCGCAGCGATTGCAAAAATCCCTTGCCGTCGGTGTTTTCGCCCAGTAGCCGCCCCTGGTGGTGGTGGATACAGTTGACCGCCTGCATCAGTTGGGCGGCCTGGCTTAGTTCATCCAAATGCTCAATCACGGCCACTTTGTGGGGCATGGTGATATTGCCCCCGCGAAAGTTCATCGCCCGCGCGCCGCGGATGGCATCGGCCAGTTTTTCGGCGGGGACCTCCAGCGTCAAATAGCGCCAATCAAGATTGGCCTCGGCCAAGGCCCGCTCCATCATGAATTGGGTGGGGTTACCGGCGACGGGCTGGCCGAACACAAACAGAATTTCTTGCAAAGAGTTGGACACGAGATTGGCGAGGGGGAAAAGGCGGGTGACAAAAAACTGGATGGAATAACGCTTGCCGGGCAAAGCCGCCAGAGGTTACTCTACGCAAAATGACCGCCGTTTACCACAGAAATTCCCCTCTTCCGTGATTGCGCCAGGGTTATTCGGCTTCGGCAATATCGAGTTTAAAGTCCGCTTTATCGCCGACGTGACCACCCGCCACCGGGCCTCCGGCGACCTGAGTGCCGGGGGAGGGGGTTCCATCGGCGCGGGGCTTGCGCGGGCTGGTGGTGCCCGGCACGATACTGGGACTTTGGCTGAATTTTTCGATGACGGCGCGCATTTCCTCGCCGTCGATAACTTCCTTTTCCATTAGGCGGGCGGTGAGGGCCTCTAGCGCTCCTTTGCGGGCCTGAAGAATTTGGCGTACTTTTTCGATCGCTTCCTCGATGATGCGCTTGACCTCGATATCGATCTCGCGGCTGGTATGCTCGCTAAAATTGCGGTTGGTAAAGCCTTCCCCACCACCGGGCAAAAACGCCGAGCGCGGGCTTTCGCGGTAAGAGATGCGCCCCAGCTTGCTCATTCCATAATCCATCACCATCGACCGGGCCATTTCGCTGGCTCGTTCGAGGTCGTTTTGCGCTCCGGTAGAAATATCGTCGTAAATCATTTCCTCCACCAGGGTCCCCGCCAAGAGCACCTGAATGCGGGCCTCTAGCTCGCTTTGCGTCATCAGATAACGCTCGTCCTCCGGACGTTGCAGCGTGTAACCCAGGGCCGCCAGACCGCGGGGAATGATCGAGACCTTGTGCACGGGATCGGTATTAGGCAGGGAAAACGCGACCAGGGCGTGTCCCGCCTCGTGGTAGGCGACGCGCTGTTTTTCCTCGGGTTGGATGACCCGCTTTTTCTTTTCTAGACCGGCGGTGACACGCTCGATCCCTTCGTTAAATTCGGCCATGCCGACGGCGGTTTTACCCTTGCGCGCGGCGAGCAGCGCGGCCTCGTTGACCAAATTGGCCAAATCCGCCCCCACAAAGCCCGGCGTCAACGAAGCGATTTCCTTAAGCTGGACGGTATTATCCAGTTTTACATTTTGGATGTGTACTTTGAGGATGTCTTCCCGTCCACGAATGTCGGGCCGATCCACCAGCACATGGCGATCAAATCTACCGGGACGCAACAGCGCGGGATCGAGCGTTTCGGGACGGTTGGTGGCCGCCATGACGATCACGCCATTATTACTGCTAAAGCCGTCCATTTCGACCAAGAGCGCGTTGAGGGTTTGCTCACGCTCGTCATGGCCGCCGACCACGCTGCTGCCACGGGTTTTGCCCAGGGCGTCCAGTTCATCGATAAAAATAATGCAGGGGGCTTTGGCCTCGGCCTGTTGAAACATGTCCCGCACGCGAGCGGCCCCCACGCCGACAAACATCTCCACAAAGTCCGACCCCGATAACGAAAAGAACGGCACATCCGCCTCGCCGGCGATCGCCTTGGCCAAAAGGGTCTTGCCGGTGCCGGGGGGACCAACCAGCAGCACTCCCTTGGGGATGCGCCCTCCCAGGGCCTGAAACTTTTCCGGATGCTTCAAAAATTCCACGACTTCCCGCAGTTCCTCCACCGCTTCGTCAATGCCCGCCACATCGTCAAAGGAAATTTCCAAATCCTCTTGCGCGTACATTTTTCCCCGGCTGCGGCCAAACGCCATCGGCGAACCCGCGCCGCTCAGCGATTTTAGCATGTAATAAATAAAGCCCATGATGAGCAAGGTGCAGACCACAATCGGCACATAGTTCATCCAACCGTTGGGACCCTTGGGATAGCGAAAGTCCAGGCCTTTTTTATCAAGAAGCTCGATCAGGCGGGTTTCGTTGGCATCGCTATACAGCCGATCCACGGCAAAGTTGACTTTCTTTTCCACGGGCTTTTCACCGGTGGTTTTGCGCTTGAGCGTGCCCGAGATCTTTTGTGCCTCGATAATGATCTCGCGCGGATCAGACAAAGTCACCTCTTGCTCGGCCCCCGCCAGCTTCAACGTATGCGAACCGGTCTGCGTTTGGGGATCAATTTTTTCTAGCAATGCCACCAGTTGCGAAAAACTTAGCTCCACGGTCTCGCCAGCGGGATTCAGCAGATAAACCGCCAATACCAACACGCCGGTCCCCCCCAGGACCATAAGCAGCGTATTCACCCACAAATTGGGGCGGCGTTCGGGCGTCTTGGTCCGGGGAAGGTTGTTTGAGTCTTGATCCATAATCGATTATTAAAAAATGAAAGTTCATTTCGGCCTGGGAGAGACCTCCGCGGGGGGCTCCCCCACCACGCCAATCTTTCCCCTAACCACTTAGATGCGTCGCGGGATAAAACAGATCGCCGCTCATTCCCCTGTGATTTATCCTAGGCAGCCGCGCGCGGCCCCACAACCAACCGACCCCTTTTTGACAAAAGTGTCAATAAATTCCTGGCTCCGACGCATCCCCTGGTGCCGGATTTGCGGGTTGTGATGTCCGAAGTCATTCTATAGAATCCAGTTACGAAAAAAAACTGGCGTCCTCAACCCCAGACCCGGCTGCTGCGTACGAATGCAAGGGGGGTTGCAGTCGTTCAACGGCCTTGGGCCGATCCCTTCCGCGGAGAACCGGGAATGGCGGTCTTTTTTGATAAGCAGGTCGTTTTGGCTGGCGGCGGGCCTAAAATTGCCATTCCCCCCGGGGGTTTTGTCGGATTATTTTAGGCGGTGCGGTTATTTCCTTAACTTCTGCTTGATTTTGTTGCTCGTTACCCCACCTTTACCCCATTGTCGCCGGGGACATACC
Proteins encoded in this window:
- the aroE gene encoding shikimate dehydrogenase codes for the protein MSNSLQEILFVFGQPVAGNPTQFMMERALAEANLDWRYLTLEVPAEKLADAIRGARAMNFRGGNITMPHKVAVIEHLDELSQAAQLMQAVNCIHHHQGRLLGENTDGKGFLQSLREVRDPAGTQVTILGAGGAARAIAVELALAQAGKITIVNRTPSRGEELAAVLREKVHVAAEAVGWEKEYEIPPETEILINGTSIGLFAEETRVPVKRETLRPNLVVADVVFSPPETRFLQEAKAAGATTLDGLGMLVNQAVIGFQIWTGVTPNAATMREALEEYLSL
- the ftsH gene encoding ATP-dependent zinc metalloprotease FtsH, yielding MDQDSNNLPRTKTPERRPNLWVNTLLMVLGGTGVLVLAVYLLNPAGETVELSFSQLVALLEKIDPQTQTGSHTLKLAGAEQEVTLSDPREIIIEAQKISGTLKRKTTGEKPVEKKVNFAVDRLYSDANETRLIELLDKKGLDFRYPKGPNGWMNYVPIVVCTLLIMGFIYYMLKSLSGAGSPMAFGRSRGKMYAQEDLEISFDDVAGIDEAVEELREVVEFLKHPEKFQALGGRIPKGVLLVGPPGTGKTLLAKAIAGEADVPFFSLSGSDFVEMFVGVGAARVRDMFQQAEAKAPCIIFIDELDALGKTRGSSVVGGHDEREQTLNALLVEMDGFSSNNGVIVMAATNRPETLDPALLRPGRFDRHVLVDRPDIRGREDILKVHIQNVKLDNTVQLKEIASLTPGFVGADLANLVNEAALLAARKGKTAVGMAEFNEGIERVTAGLEKKKRVIQPEEKQRVAYHEAGHALVAFSLPNTDPVHKVSIIPRGLAALGYTLQRPEDERYLMTQSELEARIQVLLAGTLVEEMIYDDISTGAQNDLERASEMARSMVMDYGMSKLGRISYRESPRSAFLPGGGEGFTNRNFSEHTSREIDIEVKRIIEEAIEKVRQILQARKGALEALTARLMEKEVIDGEEMRAVIEKFSQSPSIVPGTTSPRKPRADGTPSPGTQVAGGPVAGGHVGDKADFKLDIAEAE